In Buchnera aphidicola (Chaitophorus populicola), a single window of DNA contains:
- the dapA gene encoding 4-hydroxy-tetrahydrodipicolinate synthase, giving the protein MFTGNIVALITPMNKKGKICLDSLKNIINYHIYNKTSAIISVGTTGESATLTKKEHIKLVLLTLKLAKNKIPIIAGTGANSTEEAIILTRKFEKSGISACLSVTPYYNKPSQKGLYQHFKKISENTSIPQILYNVPSRTGCDLLPKTVYKLSKLKNIIGIKEASGDLSRVNQIKSLVDKNFIILSGDDATALDFMQLGGDGVISVTSNIAAKEVSQICKLALNKNFCQARKINKKLVKLNKILFLESNPIPIKWAAKKIGLIKNSTLRLPMIQPQKKLKKIILKELYKKKLEIMKKKYNHFILF; this is encoded by the coding sequence ATGTTTACAGGAAATATTGTTGCATTAATTACACCAATGAATAAAAAAGGAAAAATCTGTTTAGATAGCTTAAAAAATATTATTAATTATCATATATATAATAAAACTAGCGCAATTATATCTGTAGGTACTACTGGAGAATCTGCAACGTTAACTAAAAAAGAACATATTAAATTAGTATTATTAACTTTAAAACTTGCTAAAAATAAAATTCCTATTATTGCAGGTACAGGAGCAAATTCTACAGAAGAAGCAATTATACTAACAAGAAAATTTGAAAAAAGTGGAATATCTGCCTGTTTAAGTGTCACACCTTACTATAATAAACCTTCACAAAAAGGGTTATATCAACATTTTAAAAAAATATCAGAAAATACCTCTATTCCTCAAATATTATATAATGTTCCATCTCGAACAGGTTGTGATTTATTACCAAAAACTGTATATAAATTATCTAAGTTAAAAAATATTATCGGCATTAAAGAAGCTAGTGGAGATTTATCTCGTGTAAATCAAATAAAATCTTTAGTAGATAAAAATTTTATTATTCTTAGCGGAGATGATGCAACTGCACTTGATTTTATGCAATTAGGAGGAGATGGAGTTATTTCAGTTACATCTAACATTGCAGCTAAAGAAGTTTCTCAAATATGTAAATTAGCTTTAAACAAAAATTTCTGTCAAGCAAGAAAAATTAATAAAAAATTAGTTAAATTAAATAAAATTTTATTTCTAGAATCTAATCCTATACCAATTAAATGGGCTGCAAAAAAAATCGGATTAATTAAAAATAGTACATTAAGATTACCTATGATACAACCACAAAAAAAATTAAAAAAAATTATATTAAAAGAATTATACAAAAAAAAATTAGAAATTATGAAAAAAAAATATAATCATTTTATTTTATTTTAA
- the aroC gene encoding chorismate synthase: MSGNTIGKIFTVTTFGESHGHSIGCIIDGTPPGLKISKLDIQKELNRRRPGQSKYTTQRRELDIVKILSGVFKNTTTGTSIGLIIQNTDHRSKDYNDIKNSFRPGHADFTYQKKYGIRDYRGGGRASARETAMRVAAGAIAKKYLKENYGILIQGYLSQIGHIKCKLKSLKQIEKNNFFCPDEKKITKIDKLIRTIKKNGDSIGAEVTTIIKNVPIGLGEPVFDKLDAEIAHSVMSINSVKGVEIGDGFNVIKKLGSEHRDEMNNNGYLSNRDGGIIGGISNGQDIIVKGAFKPTSSIRIPAQSININNEPINIITKGRHDPCVGIRAVPIMESMIAITIMDHMLRFKAQCLKNKKI; this comes from the coding sequence ATGTCTGGAAATACAATTGGAAAAATATTTACAGTCACTACTTTTGGAGAATCTCATGGTCACTCAATAGGATGTATAATCGATGGAACCCCTCCAGGTTTGAAAATATCTAAATTAGATATACAAAAAGAATTAAATAGAAGAAGACCTGGTCAATCTAAATACACTACTCAACGTAGAGAACTTGATATTGTAAAAATATTATCTGGCGTATTTAAAAATACTACTACAGGTACAAGTATTGGATTAATAATACAAAATACAGATCATCGATCTAAAGATTATAATGATATAAAAAATTCTTTTCGTCCTGGGCATGCTGATTTCACTTACCAAAAAAAATATGGAATTAGAGATTATAGAGGAGGAGGTAGAGCGTCTGCTAGAGAAACAGCAATGAGAGTAGCAGCTGGAGCTATAGCAAAAAAATATTTAAAAGAAAATTACGGAATATTAATACAAGGATATTTATCTCAAATTGGTCATATTAAATGTAAATTAAAATCTTTAAAACAAATAGAAAAAAATAATTTTTTTTGTCCAGATGAAAAAAAAATTACTAAAATTGATAAATTAATTCGAACTATTAAAAAAAATGGAGATTCAATAGGAGCTGAAGTTACTACTATCATAAAAAATGTTCCAATAGGATTAGGAGAACCTGTATTTGATAAGTTAGATGCAGAAATAGCTCATTCTGTTATGAGTATTAATTCAGTAAAAGGAGTAGAAATTGGAGATGGGTTTAACGTAATTAAAAAACTGGGAAGTGAACATCGAGATGAAATGAATAATAACGGTTATTTAAGTAATAGAGATGGAGGTATCATTGGAGGAATTAGTAACGGACAAGATATTATTGTCAAAGGAGCATTTAAACCTACTTCTAGTATTCGTATTCCAGCACAAAGTATTAATATAAATAACGAACCTATAAATATTATTACTAAAGGTAGACATGATCCATGTGTAGGAATTCGCGCTGTTCCTATTATGGAATCTATGATCGCAATAACAATTATGGATCATATGTTAAGATTTAAAGCGCAATGTTTAAAAAATAAAAAAATTTAA
- the smrB gene encoding endonuclease SmrB: MSKQNFLKYKDKFFFRKNVQNVKKMIQDTVYHIQDNIYFVSRKKRTKYQERLHSNYFSHAAINNTFNEKPLYYFRYDCSKKKLNKLRKGYYIPEVILDVHGFNQNQTKKELGKLIYFCIQKNINCINVMHGYGKNILKKQIPIWLSRHPNIIAFHQAPKVLGYDAAILVLIDCL, from the coding sequence ATGAGTAAACAAAATTTTTTAAAATATAAAGATAAATTTTTTTTTCGAAAAAATGTTCAAAATGTAAAAAAAATGATTCAAGATACTGTCTATCATATACAAGATAATATATATTTTGTATCTCGTAAAAAAAGAACAAAATATCAAGAACGTTTACATAGTAATTATTTTTCGCATGCAGCGATTAATAATACATTTAATGAAAAACCACTTTATTATTTTAGATATGATTGTAGTAAAAAAAAATTAAATAAATTAAGAAAAGGATATTATATTCCTGAAGTAATTTTAGATGTTCATGGATTTAATCAGAACCAAACTAAAAAAGAATTAGGTAAATTAATATATTTTTGTATTCAAAAAAATATTAATTGTATAAATGTTATGCATGGATATGGAAAAAATATTTTAAAGAAACAAATTCCAATCTGGCTTTCTAGACATCCAAATATTATTGCTTTTCATCAAGCTCCTAAAGTACTTGGATATGATGCAGCAATTTTAGTTTTAATTGACTGTTTATGA
- the hisG gene encoding ATP phosphoribosyltransferase gives MLKKNRLRIAMQKSGRLSYDSKKLLLNCGIKIDLDQKKLISFSENMPIDIIRVRDDDIPGLVMHQIVDLGIVGGNVLQEKILSRDCTKSKKFYKLLLNLDFGICRLSLACHKSSEYENLQSLKNFTIATSYPFILKKYLNKRNINFKSFTLKGSVEIAPRLGLSDMICDLVSTGATLEENNLKEVHVIYQSNAQIISRKGEISDLKKELIHKLITRIQGVIQARESKYIMLHAPISKLNQVMSLLNGIENPTISKLVGNPKKVVLHMVSKENIFWETMERLKKLGATSILVLPIEKMME, from the coding sequence ATGTTAAAAAAAAATAGATTACGTATTGCTATGCAAAAATCTGGTCGTTTAAGTTATGATTCTAAGAAATTATTATTAAATTGTGGGATTAAAATTGATTTAGATCAAAAAAAATTAATTTCTTTTTCTGAAAATATGCCAATTGATATAATTCGTGTTCGAGATGATGATATTCCTGGTTTAGTAATGCATCAAATTGTAGATTTAGGTATCGTTGGGGGTAATGTTTTACAAGAAAAAATATTAAGTAGAGATTGTACAAAGAGTAAAAAATTTTATAAATTATTATTAAATTTAGATTTTGGAATTTGTCGATTATCATTAGCATGTCATAAAAGTAGTGAATATGAAAATTTGCAATCATTAAAAAATTTTACTATTGCTACTTCATATCCATTTATTTTAAAAAAATATCTTAATAAACGAAATATAAATTTTAAATCATTTACTTTAAAAGGATCTGTTGAAATTGCTCCTAGATTAGGATTATCAGATATGATATGTGATTTAGTATCTACAGGTGCTACATTAGAAGAAAATAATTTAAAAGAAGTTCATGTTATATATCAATCTAACGCTCAAATTATTTCGAGAAAAGGAGAAATTTCTGATTTAAAGAAAGAATTAATTCATAAGTTAATTACTCGAATTCAAGGTGTGATTCAAGCTAGAGAATCAAAATATATTATGTTACATGCTCCGATTTCTAAGTTAAATCAAGTCATGTCTTTATTAAATGGAATTGAAAATCCTACTATATCAAAATTAGTTGGAAATCCTAAAAAAGTAGTTTTACATATGGTTAGTAAAGAAAATATTTTTTGGGAAACAATGGAAAGGTTAAAAAAATTAGGTGCAACTTCAATATTAGTTTTACCAATTGAAAAAATGATGGAATGA